A single window of Bombus pascuorum chromosome 1, iyBomPasc1.1, whole genome shotgun sequence DNA harbors:
- the LOC132912504 gene encoding uncharacterized protein LOC132912504: protein MRTAFALRDVLVIIWLALVVRVKSAIMPPPWADPSSNPCAAQPRGWQLLFWPPDGKCYKIFQIGAPCPETMELGPAAGRGGTVAECRCPPGTVQSPRDALCHKIYTRASCSKGQYFAPVPKTSGKSRWGVCHDPEPCTGKGEVYWPRDGKCYPKFSKGPCPKGELLAVDEDGLTVCSCSRNGELGRYHWAGSVGGCHEHYTKGPCTEPGELFLPGGVCGCHSKLPHYHEPTAMCYQLGGIGPCPQGHHFIVTNTITNEEIVQAKCVCKPGHVLYENGFCYRLYTKGPCENGYMLINSTTCIPVPCKRGRLYFSQEKTCYKIGTRGPCPNGQVVLYDYNIRPSVDGISYNGVCGCINILTDSKKCSEEINDSCESTPGMVEINKTCYKLYTQGPCTAGEWLVARRMPKQSLWKNEESEPRARCECRPGYKRITDSPQISELESNNLFSLGSCQPPTVSLAKFLNGRVKSINF, encoded by the exons ATGAGAACCGCATT CGCTTTACGAGACGTATTGGTAATTATCTGGCTCGCGTTAGTTGTTCGCGTTAAGTCAGCGATAATGCCTCCACCATGGGCAGATCCGTCAAGCAATCCCTGCGCCGCTCAACCACGTGGCTGGCAATTGTTATTTTGGCCGCCGGATGGAAagtgttacaaaatattccaG ATTGGAGCTCCATGCCCGGAGACGATGGAACTAGGTCCAGCTGCGGGTAGAGGTGGAACTGTAGCTGAATGTAGATGTCCTCCAGGAACCGTGCAATCTCCTAGAGATGCTCTTTGTCATAAGATATATACGAGAGCATCCTGCTCGAAAGGACAATATTTTGCACCCGTTCCAAAGACTTCTGGCAAGTCTag GTGGGGTGTCTGCCATGATCCAGAGCCATGTACAGGGAAAGGAGAAGTCTATTGGCCTAGGGATGGCAAATGTTATCCCAAATTTAGCAAAGGGCCATGCCCAAAAGGTGAACTCCTTGCTGTAGATGAAGACGGATTAACGGTATGTTCCTGCTCTAGAAATGGAGAACTTGGACGATATCACTGGGCGGGTAGTGTGGGTGGTTGCCACGAACATTACACTAAAGGCCCATGTACGGAACCtggagaattatttttaccaGGTGGCGTATGTGGCTGTCACTCTAAATTACCTCATTACCATGAACCAACTGCGATGTGTTATCAATTAG GCGGTATCGGTCCGTGTCCGCAAGGGCATCACTTTATCGTAACAAACACGATAACCAACGAAGAAATAGTTCAAGCTAAGTGTGTATGCAAGCCAGGTCATGTTCTCTATGAAAATGGATTTTGCTACAGACTTTACACAAAAGGACCTTGTGAAAACGGCTACATGCTAATAAATTCGACGACTTGTATTCCTGTGCCTTGTAAACGGGGTCGACTATATTTTTCACAAGAAAAGACCTGTTACAAAATAGGAACCAGAGGACCATGTCCGAACGGACAAGTTgttttatatgattataatataCGACCATCTGTTGATGGAATCAGTTACAATGGAGTATGTGGATGTATAAATATACTGACCGATTCGAAAAAATGTTCcgaagaaattaatgatagctgCGAATCTACACCCGGAATggtggaaataaataaaacctgttacaaattatatacacAAGGTCCGTGTACTGCAGGAGAATGGTTGGTTGCACGAAGAATGCCAAAACAGAGCTTATGGAAGAACGAAGAATCAGAGCCAAGGGCGAGATGCGAATGCAGACCCGGATACAAAAGGATCACGGACAGTCCACAAATTTCTGAGTTAGAAAGTAATAATCTCTTCTCCCTGGGTAGTTGTCAGCCACCCACAGTAAGTTTAGCAAAGTTTCTCAATGGAAGAGTAAAGTCAATAAACTTTTAA